In the Campylobacter sputorum subsp. sputorum genome, TGCCAAATATATGGGTAGATACAAAGGATAAACCAAAGCAAAGTGCTATTGAAGGTAAATAACAAATGAGTGAAATAAAAGTAGATTGGGCAAAAATTGATGGTCTTTTACCAGTTATAGTTCAAGGCTTAGATAAAGAAGTCTTAATGCTTGCTTATATGAACGAAGAGGCGTTAAGATTAAGTTTAGAAACTAAATTTGCCCACTACTTTTCACGCTCTAAAAATAGAATTTGGAAAAAGGGCGAGGAAAGCGGAAATGTCCAAATAATAAAAGATATGTATTTGGATTGTGATAATGATACGCTTTTAATCATAGTTGATCAAGTAGGCGGATGTGCTTGTCATACGGGATCAAAAAGTTGTTTTTATAAAAAAATTGAGTTAGAAACAAGTGATATAAAAGAACAAAAAGCAGATATCAAAACCCGCTCTTATAACTTTTCAGATGAGCTTTATCATACTATCTTAGATAGAAAGCTAAATGGCGATCCAAAAATATCTTATGTGGCAAAGCTTTTTAACAAAGGTGAAAATTATTTTTTAAAGAAAATTTGCGAAGAAGCAAGCGAGTTAGCATTTGCATGCAAAGATCTTAGCAAGGCTCAAAAATACTTTAAATTTAATCTTGAAAAATTTGGAGAGCATAGTGATGATCCAAAATATGATGTTATTTACGAATGTGCTGATTTGATATTTCATATTTATGTTGCTTTGGCAAATTATAACATTCATCCAGAACAAATTTATGCAGAGTTGCAAAAAAGATCCACAATTAGCGGTATAGAAGAAAAAAATAGTAGAAGCAATAAATGAAATTTCTAAATCAGATAAAAGAATTCTTTGTTTTTTATCTTGATCACTGGTATTGGATAGATTTTGCATCCATTGCTTGGATAGTAGTATTGCTTTTTTTGTTGATTTTATTTTCTATTACTATTTTTACCAAAGCACCTCTTGTGTCTATTTTTGTGCTAATGCTTTCTTTTTTGATTGCTATTTTTTCTATTTTTTATGTTAAGGATTATGTTGATAATATTGTTCGTAAAAGAGATACAAGCGTTGTTTTAACTAAAGAAATGAAATATTCTGATATATTGCTTGTGGATGTAAATTTAACAAATTTATCAAAACATAAATTTAAATATTGTTCTATAAAACTTAAATTTATAAAAGATGGAAAAAACTTTATACAAAATTTTATCTATAAATTTAATCCAATTTATACCACATCTCAAAAAATATCATCACCGCTTGATTTGAATGAAACTAGAAAAATTAATTTTTTGATAAAAGATTTTGGATATAAACCAAGTTATAAAATAATGGCAGATTCGGAGTGTTTTTAATGAGTTACTTTACTATATGGCATATTGCGGTGCTGATTTGTGCTATTTTGATATTTATTCTTATTTTATTATTAATGTATCTAAATAAAGACAAAATAAAAAATTTTTATGTCCTTATAGGACTTACCTTGTTGATAATCTCTATGGGTTCTTATACTATCATGATTTCACTAGATGATAAACTTAAAACAGCGGTTATTTCAGATGTTAGCACACAAAGGGTTTATATTAACGAAACCATAGTTTTCAAAGGCAATATCAGAAATACTAGTAAATATAATCTATCCAGATGCGATATTTACATTCAAATGAACTCTAGTCCCGGAAAATTACAAGATTTTAGCCGACATTTAACTAAGAAAAATGATTTTTTTAGCTTTTTGTATAAAAATGAAACAGAGGATTTAAAACCTGTAAAATCAAATGTGTCTGTAAATAATATCAAGCCTTTTGAAATTCGTAGTTTTAGTGCCGTGCTTTCATTTCCTCCTAATTTTACAGATCCTAAATTTTTTTATAAAGTTGATTGTAAATAAATTTATATTATTTATAAATTCAAATTTATTATTATTTTTCTATATAGTGTAAATTTAGTTATATATTATTGTATTATTTAATATTTTTTATTAAATATTAACCTAAATTTATAAAAAATTTATTTTATATTAAGCCTTATAGTGAGAAAATATAAAAATCTTAAAACTAAGGACAAATTAATGAAAAGTAAAGTTTTATGGGGCTTACTTTCTATTTTGGCTGCATGGTGTTTTGGCGTGCTTGCACTTCATAAAGGAGAAAGCATTAGTGCTATATGGATGGTTGTAGCAAGTGTGTGTATTTATATGATAGGATACCGCTTTTATGGTCGTTTTATAGCTTATAAGGTTTTAGGACTTGATGATAATCGCGCAACCCCTGCGGTAATTCACAATGATGGGCGTGATTTTGTTCCAACAAATAAATATGTTTTATTTGGTCATCATTTTGCTGCTATTGCAGGTGCTGGTCCATTAGTTGGCCCTGTTGTTGCCGCCCAAATGGGGTATTTGCCATCAATGATATGGTTACTCGTTGGCGTTGTGATAGCCGGTGCGGTTCATGATTTTGTCGTGCTTTTCATCTCAGTTAGAAGAAATGGAAAAAGCTTAGGTGAAATGATAAAAGAGGAAATGGGCACGGTAACCGGAGCTATTGCAATGATAGGAATTTTCTTTATAATGCTAATTATCGTAGCAATTCTTGCTATGGTTGTTGTAAATGCTTTGGCAAATTCTCCGTGGGGATTTTTTACTATTGCCATGACAATCCCAATAGCAATTTTTATGGGGCTTTATATGAGGTTTATTAGACCAGGTAGAGTTATAGAAGCTTCAATAATTGGTTTTGTGCTTTTAATCTTAGTGCTAATTTATGGAAATCATGTAGCAGCAGATCCGGTACTAGCGGCTTATTTTAGTTTTTCAAAAACCAGCTTAGCATGGATAATTATAGCTTATGGTTTTATAGCTTCTGTTCTTCCTGTTTGGTTTTTACTTGCTCCAAGGGATTATCTTTCAACTTTTCTTAAAATAGGTGTTATTGCTGGTATGGCTGTTGCTATTTTAATTGTAGCGCCTGATCTTAAAATGCCTGCAATTACAGAATTTACAAACGGAACAGGACCGGTTTTTGCTGGAAAACTTTTTCCATTTTTATTTGTAACTATTGCTTGCGGAGCAATTTCAGGATTTCACGCATTGATTTCAAGTGGAACAACTCCAAAAATGGTTGAAAAAGAGGGTCAAACTCTATTTATAGGATATGGCTCAATGCTAATGGAGAGTATGGTTGGAATTATGGCATTAATTGCAGCTTGCATATTAACTCCTGAAATTTACTTTGCTATCAATACTCCGGTTTCTCTTTTGGGAGCTACATCAACAAGTGCAGCTGAGTATATAAACACAACTCTTGCGAGCTTAGCACAAATTGGCTTTCATATCACTCCAGAAGAAATTGATACTCTTGCAAAAAATATAGGCGAGAATACAATTTTAAGCAGAACCGGCGGTGCTCCAACATTTGCTATAGGATTAACAATGCTTTTGCACGAAATTATGGGCGGGGAAGCTATGATGGGATTTTGGTATCACTTTGCGATACTATTTGAAGCCCTATTTATATTAACAGCTGTTGATGCAGGGACAAGAACAGGTAGATTTATGGTGCAAGATATCTTAGGAAATGTCTACAAACCAATGGCTGATACTTCAAATATGTTTTATGGAATAATTGCTACTTTAATTTGTGTAATTGGATGGGGATACCTACTTTACGCAGGAGTTACTGATCCAATGGGTGGAATTTATACATTATGGCCACTTTTTGGTGCTTCAAATCAAATGCTTGCTGGTATGGCTCTACTTTTAGCAACTGTTATTATCTATAAAATGGGTAAATCCCAATATGCTTGGACAACAATAATACCTGCTATTTGGGTTTTGATAACTACAATGTATGCAGCCATTCAAAAGCTTCTACCAGCAAATGGGGATAAAATTCACGATGCAGTTAGTCATGTAGCAGCAGCTCAAAATGCAGCAGCTAAGCTACCGACATTAGGCGATCCATTGGTAATTGCAAAAACTGAAGCAATTATTAGAAATAACATTGTTGATGCTGTGCTTTGCGGTTTATTTATGTTTGTAACTGTTGTTGTGATAATACAAACATTTAGAATTTGTAAAAAAATAAAAGATGGTAATAACACAGAATATCCACTTAGAGAAAGTGAGTATATAAATGCAAGTAAATTTAGTGTGGAGTAAGATAAAAAATGGTTATAAAAATTTAGATAAAGCTTTGTATCCATTAATAGGTCTTCCAAGCTATGAAAAATACTTAGAGCATTTTAAAAAGCATCACCCTGATAAAACTCCTCTTTCCAGAGGGGAGTTTATCAGACAAGCACAGCTTGATAGATCTAAAAATGTAAAATGCTGATAAGCTTTTAATAAGCATAGGTTATGCTTTACATAAATTTAAGCTTTCAGTATAAATTTTGTTTATAGAAGTGTAATATTTCTAAATAAGAGAATTTGATAGTTTTATAAATTTTCTTATTTGATTAAATTTATAATATGCAATATAGTTTTATTAAATTTAGTAAATATTTTTTAGTATCTTAAAGTTGATTTTTTAATATTATATAGTTAATGCAATATTAAAACGATATATTATATAATCTAAAATTAATTAATTTTAAGGTAAATATAATGAAAAAAGTAATTTTATCGTGCATTTGTGCTTCTATGCTTTTTTGTGAAAATGC is a window encoding:
- the hisIE gene encoding bifunctional phosphoribosyl-AMP cyclohydrolase/phosphoribosyl-ATP diphosphatase HisIE, whose amino-acid sequence is MSEIKVDWAKIDGLLPVIVQGLDKEVLMLAYMNEEALRLSLETKFAHYFSRSKNRIWKKGEESGNVQIIKDMYLDCDNDTLLIIVDQVGGCACHTGSKSCFYKKIELETSDIKEQKADIKTRSYNFSDELYHTILDRKLNGDPKISYVAKLFNKGENYFLKKICEEASELAFACKDLSKAQKYFKFNLEKFGEHSDDPKYDVIYECADLIFHIYVALANYNIHPEQIYAELQKRSTISGIEEKNSRSNK
- a CDS encoding CstA-like transporter-associated (seleno)protein, with amino-acid sequence MQVNLVWSKIKNGYKNLDKALYPLIGLPSYEKYLEHFKKHHPDKTPLSRGEFIRQAQLDRSKNVKC
- a CDS encoding carbon starvation CstA family protein; the encoded protein is MKSKVLWGLLSILAAWCFGVLALHKGESISAIWMVVASVCIYMIGYRFYGRFIAYKVLGLDDNRATPAVIHNDGRDFVPTNKYVLFGHHFAAIAGAGPLVGPVVAAQMGYLPSMIWLLVGVVIAGAVHDFVVLFISVRRNGKSLGEMIKEEMGTVTGAIAMIGIFFIMLIIVAILAMVVVNALANSPWGFFTIAMTIPIAIFMGLYMRFIRPGRVIEASIIGFVLLILVLIYGNHVAADPVLAAYFSFSKTSLAWIIIAYGFIASVLPVWFLLAPRDYLSTFLKIGVIAGMAVAILIVAPDLKMPAITEFTNGTGPVFAGKLFPFLFVTIACGAISGFHALISSGTTPKMVEKEGQTLFIGYGSMLMESMVGIMALIAACILTPEIYFAINTPVSLLGATSTSAAEYINTTLASLAQIGFHITPEEIDTLAKNIGENTILSRTGGAPTFAIGLTMLLHEIMGGEAMMGFWYHFAILFEALFILTAVDAGTRTGRFMVQDILGNVYKPMADTSNMFYGIIATLICVIGWGYLLYAGVTDPMGGIYTLWPLFGASNQMLAGMALLLATVIIYKMGKSQYAWTTIIPAIWVLITTMYAAIQKLLPANGDKIHDAVSHVAAAQNAAAKLPTLGDPLVIAKTEAIIRNNIVDAVLCGLFMFVTVVVIIQTFRICKKIKDGNNTEYPLRESEYINASKFSVE
- a CDS encoding DUF2393 family protein, coding for MSYFTIWHIAVLICAILIFILILLLMYLNKDKIKNFYVLIGLTLLIISMGSYTIMISLDDKLKTAVISDVSTQRVYINETIVFKGNIRNTSKYNLSRCDIYIQMNSSPGKLQDFSRHLTKKNDFFSFLYKNETEDLKPVKSNVSVNNIKPFEIRSFSAVLSFPPNFTDPKFFYKVDCK
- a CDS encoding DUF2393 family protein is translated as MKFLNQIKEFFVFYLDHWYWIDFASIAWIVVLLFLLILFSITIFTKAPLVSIFVLMLSFLIAIFSIFYVKDYVDNIVRKRDTSVVLTKEMKYSDILLVDVNLTNLSKHKFKYCSIKLKFIKDGKNFIQNFIYKFNPIYTTSQKISSPLDLNETRKINFLIKDFGYKPSYKIMADSECF